Proteins from a genomic interval of Coccinella septempunctata chromosome 2, icCocSept1.1, whole genome shotgun sequence:
- the LOC123306680 gene encoding dihydroxyacetone phosphate acyltransferase gives MQSIIFDDILEPRRKDLSNYYWVSRKIDTTVAFKQPIRPTPESHKEDVINHIRIQELLEAISIEKRIPKEFLESQVRVILDEIGYNKNLRVIRGLALILIKICLKVCKGIYVNNDSILHTKVLMGSNPIIFVPSHRSYADFILMSFSCFTYDVEIPAIAAGMDFHEMWAMGSILRDTGAFFMRRSYNNDYLYWSTFKQYINQLVTKGELPIEFYIEGTRSRSNKSLMPKYGLLNMILKPLFLRQVPDIIFVPINISYERIMEEKLFSFELLGVPKPKESTSALFKSLSIIKERYGSIHLNFGKPISSKEFFGDNLDKTNHNIGPIHQQELSDLDKKIIPSLAHEIVHCQQKLSILNIINLIAIIVNHNLTNSKELLTYAELKDKVLWLKGVLEEFGANVWCTHIDEEMEEAFEVHKNKIFVNDGKVDVVRENIDLTNLNVTKLKAHKLSEEVMIYSVPLVMLYIYINPVLHYLIDSAIIVAVLKVKSSTTLDVLKSSFIYMRNILLYEFVTSSSNIEKEFEKALIQSTAISLIKKSDHNTYNLGHNKDMQDILISVIQPFFYSYNEIIRILETCSSCDEKTILTEAQKKIEAEMRRQFIHPYSLNLDTFSNCLSALTYFSALKKARGVNGWYYEVDQGKLLEIKCNIEPYMWNLFEGKTLNLFLKHKL, from the exons ATGCAGTCGATTATTTTCGATGATATATTAGAACCAAGAAGGAAAGATTTAAGTAACTATTATTGGGTTTCGAGAAAAATTGATACTACTGTGGCATTCAAACAGCCAATTAGACCCACCCCAGAAAGTCACAAAGAAGATGTCAttaatcatattcgaattcaagAATTGCTCGAGGCA aTATCTATTGAAAAAAGAATTCCCAAAGAATTTTTGGAAAGCCAAGTTCGTGTTATTCTAGATGAAATTGGGTACAATAAAAATCTTAGGGTAATTCGTGGCCTGGCTTTAATACTTATCAAAATATGTCTCAAAGTGTGCAAGGGAATATATGTGAATAATGATAGTATATTACAT aCCAAAGTCCTCATGGGTAGTAATCCTATAATTTTTGTCCCTAGTCACAGAAGTTATGCAGATTTTAttttaatgtcattttcatgCTTCACATATGATGTTGAAATACCTGCTATAGCGGCCGGAATGG ATTTTCATGAGATGTGGGCAATGGGATCAATTTTAAGGGATACTGGAGCATTTTTCATGAGGCGATCTTACAATAATGATTATTTATACTGGAGTACCTTCAAGCAATATATAAATCAGCTTGTAACCAAAGGAGAATTGCCGATAGAATTCTATATTGAGGGAACTAGGAGTAGAAGTAACAAATCTCTAATGCCAAAATATG GTCTTCTCAATATGATTTTGAAACCCCTTTTTTTGAGACAAGTACCAGATATTATATTTGTGCCAATCAACATTAGTTATGAAAGAATTATGGAAGAAAAACTGTTTTCTTTTGAATTGCTGGGAGTGCCAAAACCTAAAGAGAGTACATCT GCATTATTCAAGTCCCTCAGTATTATTAAGGAAAGATATGGAAGTATACATTTGAACTTCGGGAAACCAATTTCTAGCAAAGAGTTCTTTGGTGACAATTTGGATAAAACTAATCATAATATCGGTCCAATTCACCAACAAGAATTGAGTGATttggacaaaaaaattataccttCCCTTGCACATGAAATAGTCCATTGTCAACAAAAATTATCGATCTTAAACATTATCAATTTGATTGCCATTATCGTAAATCACAATTTAACTAATAGTAAAGAACTCCTTACTTATGCTGAACTGAAGGATAAAGTCCTGTGGCTCAAGGGTGTTTTAGAAGAATTTGGTGCCAATGTCTGGTGTACACATATTGATGAAGAGATGGAGGAAGCTTTTGAAgtacataaaaataaaatttttgtgaatgaTGGAAAAGTTGAtgttgtacgagaaaatattgatttgacAAATTTAAATGTTACTAAACTGAAAGCTCACAAGCTCTCAGAGGAAGTAATGATTTATTCTGTTCCTCTGGTCATGctttatatttatataaatcCAGTTTTACATTATCTGATAGATTCAGCCATAATAGTAGCAGTTTTAAAAGTGAAATCTAGTACAACTTTAG ATGTTCTAAAAAGTAGTTTTATTTATATGAGAAACATATTGCTATATGAATTCGTCACATCTTCTTCAAACATTGAAAAAGAATTTGAGAAAGCTCTTATTCAAAGTACAGCTATAAGTTTGATTAAGAAGTCAGATCATAATACCTATAATTTAGGGCATAACAAGGATATGCAAGATATATTGATATCAGTAATACAACCATTCTTTTACTCCTATAATGAAATCATAAGGATTCTTGAG ACTTGTAGTAGTTGTGACGAGAAGACAATATTGACTGAAGcacaaaagaaaattgaagCAGAAATGAGACGTCAGTTCATTCACCCATACAGTTTGAATTTGGATACATTTTCAAATTGCCTGAGCGCTCTGACCTATTTCAGTGCACTGAAAAAAGCGAGGGG aGTTAATGGGTGGTACTATGAAGTGGATCAAGGGAAACTATTGGAAATTAAATGCAACATTG AGCCTTATATGTGGAACTTATTCGAGGGAAAAACGTTAAACTTGTTTTTGAAACATAAGCTATAA
- the LOC123306416 gene encoding pre-mRNA-splicing factor 38, with amino-acid sequence MANRTVKDAKSIHGTNPQYLVEKIIRSRIYDSKYWKEECFALTAELLVDKAMELRFIGGVFGGNIKPTPFLCLTLKMLQIQPEKDIVVEFIKNEEFKYVRALGAFYMRLTGTSLDCYKYLEPLYNDNRKLRRQNRSAEFELVHMDEFIDELLRDERVCDVILPRIQKRHILEENNEIEAKISALEDDLDEDMELEDDTTKYQLEEYVPEKKEKERKRKRSKSRERGRRSRSHSRERHKRDKDRKDKKDRDRERDRRDRDRDRKDKDRKDKKRDEDKYRERDRH; translated from the exons ATGGCTAATCGAACGGTCAAAGATGCCAAATCTATCCATGGAACTAATCCTCAGTATttagtagaaaaaattattcgtTCCCGTATATACGATTCTAAGTACTGGAAAGAGGAATGCTTCGCTTTAACAGCTGAACTTTTAGTGGATAAAGCAATGGAGTTACGTTTCATTGGGGGCGTCTTTGGCGGTAATATTAAGCCGACACCTTTTTTGTGTCTTACTTTGAAAATGTTGCAAATTCAACCTGAAAAAGATATTGTTGTTGAATTTATCAAGAATGAAGAATTCAAGTATGTGAGAGCTCTTGGGGCATTCTACATGAGATTAACTGGTACTTCATTAGACTGCTATAAATATTTAGAACCATTGTATAACGATAATAGGAAATTAAGAAGACAGAATAGAAGTGCTGAATTTGAGTTAGTTCATATGGATGAGTTCATTGATGAATTGTTACGAGATGAACGG gtTTGTGATGTCATATTACCCAGAATTCAGAAAAGACATATCCTGGAGGAAAACAATGAAATTGAAGCAAAGATTTCGGCTTTAGAAGATGATTTAGATGAAGATATGGAATTAGAAGATGATACAACTAAATATCAATTGGAGGAAtatgtaccagaaaaaaaagaaaaggagAGAAAAAGAAAGCGCAGTAAATCAAGAGAAAGAGGAAGAAGAAGCAGGAGTCACAGTAGAGAAAGGCATAAGAGAGATAAGGATAGAAAAGATAAAAAGGATCGAGACAGAGAAAGGGACAGGAGGGATAGAGACCGAGACAGAAAAGATAAGGATAGAAAAGATAAAAAGAGAGATGAAGATAAGTATAGGGAAAGAGATAGGCATTGA
- the LOC123306414 gene encoding U3 small nucleolar RNA-associated protein 6 homolog, with amino-acid sequence MAELVQKTSEITVKELEDLKQSKLLSDDTIRRIVVARRHMESKINNVSKNIDDYRSYITHENLILNKIRKCRDKKKTSEKKNSVENSIIRRIRRLYETALQRFPNEYSLHEGFYKFCKENNYTPSASQAVDNMIKMFSYKPEVWKLAAGWYCHLNDTDKALQILHKGLTVNPESTVLFSTAIELEINQVSSNDCSPEQRLFKENKCGEKIKTYVNLILKNIKNLEYIISTLAILEGHNYTNPAQQLILDHLFQNHSSEDVVWHTLAKREKKGMHFVTNPNEQPRSNSFAKSCIMYCIDKYEQGLLLVAEDRKKKLWSNYLETLIEIQEENVQTQSIDREGLLKTALQQAHRDKCLEEYHYNIWVEMMPDDEARKTLEEATSIFPQSEELWKMQLRYAIKTDSVNDVNVTFKLGVLALQERALTLWLMLLRFHLLISENDKMRVIFEDGVRQPPEISDVLKPKYIEWIAFHEGIDVARARYSTLALERPYCKELHLLMGKLEFSQMNIDHDSWQKVHELACAQFGEEDVDVWINYIKFILFRKPNDLQNQITRICQESKNKLPPLLWQQVNEIYKKLISES; translated from the exons ATGGCAGAGTTGGTACAGAAAACGTCTGAAATAACTGTCAAAGAATTGGAAGATCTCAAACAATCCAAATTATTGTCTGATGATACAATTCGTCGTATTGTTGTAGCAAGAAGACACATGGAATCCAAAATAAATAATGTTTCTAAGAATATTGATGATTATAGAAGCTATATTACGCACGAAAATCTGATATTGAACAAAATTAGAAAATGCCGTGACAAAAAGAAAAcatctgagaaaaaaaattcagtggaGAACAGTATAATTAGGAGGATAAGAAGATTGTATGAAACTGCCCTACAAAGATTTCCCAATGAATATTCCCTTCATGAAGGTTTTTATAAATTCTGTAAAGAAAATAACTACACCCCTTCAGCTTCACAAGCTGTTGACAACATGATTAAAATGTTCTCCTATAAGCCTGAAGTATGGAAATTAGCTGCTGGATGGTATTGTCATTTGAATGATACTGATAAAGCTCTACAGATACTTCATAAAGGCTTAACAGTAAATCCAGAAAGTACTGTTTTATTCAGTACTGCAATTGAATTAGAGATTAATCAGGTATCGAGTAATGATTGTTCACCTGAGCAAAGAttgttcaaagaaaataaaTGTGGTGAAAAAATCAAAACCTATGTTAATTTAATCCTAAAGAACATTAAGAATTTAGAGTATATTATTTCAACACTGGCTATTTTGGAAGGTCATAATTATACAAATCCTGCACAGCAGTTGATTTTGGACCATTTATTCCAGAATCACTCTAGTGAAGACGTAGTCTGGCACACATTAGCTAAGAGAGAAAAAAAAG GTATGCATTTTGTCACCAATCCTAATGAACAGCCAAGATCAAATAGTTTTGCTAAATCATGCATAATGTATTGCATAGATAAATATGAGCAAGGCTTACTGCTGGTAGCTGaggatagaaaaaaaaaattatggagtAATTACTTGGAAACTCTCATTGAAATACAGGAAGAAAATGTACAGACACAAAGTATTGATAGAGAAGGTTTACTGAAAACAGCTCTCCAACAAGCCCATCGTGATAAATGCTTGGAAGAATATCATTACAATATATGGGTGGAAATGATGCCAGATGATGAAGCCAGAAAAACGCTTGAAGAAGCCACTAGTATTTTTCCACAGTCAGAAGAATTGTGGAAAATGCAATTGAGATATGCTATCAAAACAGATAGCGTCAATGATGTGAACGTTACATTTAAGCTAGGTGTATTAGCATTACAAGAAAGGGCACTCACTTTATGGTTGATGCTCTTGAGGTTCCATTTATTGATTTCAGAGAATGATAAGATGAGAGTAATATTTGAGGATGGTGTCAGACAACCTCCTGAAATTTCTGATGTTTTAAAGCCAAAATATATCGAGTGGATTGCTTTTCATGAAGGAATTGATGTAGCTAGAGCAAGATATAG CACCCTTGCTTTAGAGAGACCTTATTGCAAAGAGCTACATCTTCTCATGGGAAAGTTGGAATTTTCACAAATGAACATTGACCATGATAGCTGGCAGAAAGTGCATGAACTTGCCTGTGCACAATTTGGTGAAGAAGATGTTGACGTTTGGATTAATTacataaaattcattttattcagaAAACCTAATGATTTGCAGAATCAAATAACCAGAATCTGTCAAGAGTCAAAAAATAAGTTACCTCCCCTTCTTTGGCAACAAGTCAatgaaatctataaaaaattgattagtgaatCATGA
- the LOC123306415 gene encoding uncharacterized protein LOC123306415, with product MDIKERVLYRKIEESGIRVQADFGIKCLSLVIFQETNEEFLIFKSMILEQNLKHQADKLGLSEDDYFEKLISLFENPCRVKFNLCNNNLTVIEDVNSHLQVKYFTCNINKASSSSIGSFIDDLQSQKAHSDKQCKKLLYDNDCLKRDVDEYKKKLEELVDRKIIDEQMMLRNFVLLLNEKKKRIQHLSELLEAYRNDPSLAEPVEVNINCNKKRKTKNTTSREPQCQIEENISDSGSGDSNHAFEIDKEHLADGIKAESTSSKHDDIFEESSSDQDLSLMKFPNPNSLKNFSDMLASTSKEITPNSELKSNENDKPSLSASLDFQMDNIDTQEYIDNL from the exons ATGGATATTAAAGAACGAGTATTATATAGGAAGATTGAGGAAAGTGGTATAAGAGTTCAAGCCGATTTTGGTATAAAATGTCTCTCCCTTGTTATATTCCAAGAAACTAACGAGGAATTCTTAATATTCAAGTCGATG ATTCTAGAGCAAAATTTGAAACATCAAGCTGATAAACTAGGTCTAAGCGAGGATGACTACTTCGAAAAATTGATTTCTCTCTTTGAAAATCCATGTAGAGTGAAGTTCAACTTGTGTAATAACAACCTAACTGTGATTGAGGATGTGAATTCCCATCTTCAAGTCAAATACTTCACTTGCAATATCAACAAG gctAGCAGTTCTTCTATAGGGAGTTTCATTGATGACCTTCAATCTCAAAAGGCACATTCAGATAAACAGTGCAAGAAGCTCTTATATGACAATGATTGTCTTAAGAGGGATGttgatgaatataaaaaaaaattggaggaaTTAGTTGATAGGAAGATTATTGATGAACAAATGATGTTGAGAAACTTTGTTTTACTCttgaatgaaaagaaaaaaagaattcAGCATCTCAGTGAATTGTTAGAGGCATATAGAAATGATCCATCTTTAGCTGAACCAGTAGAAGTGAATATTAACTGtaataaaaaaaggaaaacaaaaaatacGACATCTAGAGAACCTCAATGTCAAATTGAAGAGAACATTTCTGATTCAGGATCGGGTGATTCAAACCATGCTTTTGAAATTGATAAGGAACATCTTGCTGATGGGATAAAAGCTGAAAGCACTTCTAGCAAACATGATGATATATTTGAGGAGTCTTCTTCAGATCAGGACTTGTCATTAATGAAATTTCCAAACCCAAATTCTCTAAAAAATTTTTCTGATATGTTAGCAAGCACCAGTAAGGAAATTACTCCTAATTCAGAATTGAAATCGAATGAAAATGATAAGCCTTCATTGAGTGCATCACTAGATTTTCAAATGGACAATATTGATACTCAGGAATATATTGATAATTTGTAA
- the LOC123306417 gene encoding ras-related protein Rab-1A has translation MNPEYDYLFKLLLIGDSGVGKSCLLLRFADDTYTESYISTIGVDFKIRTIDLDGKTIKLQIWDTAGQERFRTITSSYYRGAHGIIVVYDCTDQDSFSNVKQWLEEIDRYACDNVNKLLVGNKSDLTTKKVVDYTTAKEYADQLGIPFLETSAKNATNVEQAFMTMAAEIKNRVGPPCSPSDQASKLKIDQSRPVESTKSGCC, from the exons atgaatcccgaata tgATTACTTGTTCAAACTTCTCCTTATTGGCGATTCAGGAGTAGGAAAATCTTGTCTGTTGCTTCGATTTGCG gatgATACTTACACAGAAAGTTACATTAGTACCATTGGTGTTGACTTC aaaattagAACAATTGATTTAGATGGCAAGACGATAAAACTCCAAATTTGGGACACTGCTGGCCAGGAAAGATTCAGGACAATTACTTCCAGTTATTACAGAGGTGCACACGGCATCATAGTTGTCTATGATTGCACAGATCAGGATTCCTTCAGTAACGTTAAGCAGTGGTTGGAGGAAATTGACCGCTATGCATGTGATAATGTCAATAAATTGCTGGTAGGAAACAAGAGTGATCTGACAACTAAGAAAGTTGTTGATTACACCACGGCAAAG GAATATGCTGATCAATTGGGAATCCCCTTTTTGGAGACTTCAGCAAAGAACGCAACCAATGTTGAACAGGCCTTCATGACTATGGCTGCGGAAATCAAGAATCGAGTAGGACCCCCATGTTCACCATCTGACCAAGCTAGTAAATTGAAAATCGATCAGAGTCGCCCAGTAGAATCAACAAAATCAGGATGCTGCTGA